A segment of the Leptidea sinapis chromosome 21, ilLepSina1.1, whole genome shotgun sequence genome:
ataaaatacaacgttattatgtgaaaaaccatcctaaaatttaaattagtacatgttgctcaGACTTTTTTGATTTGTGTATAAtaaccgccacaagcagtgacatttaagcgagcataacgaaacctgttacgagaactcaaggAAACCAACAATAAAAgaatcctaatctacatatcatgcaattcaagttcaaattcaaatatttttaataaaaataggatttaaaatcacttattgaacgtcaaatctaccacccattcaaaagagactgcctcagacctgagaagaatgggcgcaagaaactcagcgtgcttttttttaaatataaaatatggattacaatgtgatatcgtacaataaacatttataattaaagagcctgagggtgttcgctttattcccagtccgtggtgtcattaagaaaatcgtttatgctataataacctttcccacacaaacgatttttaacaattcttttaaatttcgtaacacatttgttttgtacattttctgggatcatattgtagaagcatataaatcgcccaacaaaagacttactaactcgacccaaccgagtagtaggcataacaagtttatgtttgttcctcgtgttaacattatgaatgtcacagtttctagagaattcTTCAAAGTGCTTTCATAAGCACTTTGAAGTATTCCATGGTACTGGCATCTTGTCTGCTGATTTTTTTTCATGCTATGTCCCCACGATTGTGTGGTGTCTCCAACACTAAATCTTTTGTATAGcaattaaattatctttgatATACTATTCAAACATGTATTACTATTCTGACTGTACCTGAGGTATGCTGACTATTACACTGTCCTGCAAAactaagtatcacacttttaaccCTTAGGTGGTATCGTTTAAAAAGGCAACGTAACTAGTATAGGTGGTCAGAAGTGACCCCCATATAGAAAACGGATGATAGTGAAACAATTACATGCTATagatcagcttggttatagacagtctctcaaagaaaatttaaagaagtaaatattatgactgttcattgtcagtacatttatgaaaatttaaaatacgttcacaaaaatcgtcaccttctCTTATCTCTATtctatctttaaaaatataaaacaataaataatatgggTGATTACCGCTTTCTTAATACTCCTTCTTATTGTTCGTGTACTCACGTTTACTCCACGTACCTACTTCAATCAGCTCAGTTTTGATGTTTACTAATGAGAGGTAACGATTTCGTAGGGaagttgaaataataaatctttcttCATGACGGGCGGTTGCTCGATTTCTGCCGGTACCAGGTCTCCTTTTGTCTGAACCTGAAGTACCTGTGTCTATAAACCTACGGTATACTCTACAAACCTTAgacttgtttttaatttaaatttgaagaaCGGACGAAGAATTCACATTAATGGTTATGAAACTTTCGACagacataatatggtagattcaataatttatattaaatatattatttgttagttagtttagttatttttatgtacCGGAAAAcctcatagttttaattttttagaaaattttcaaaataataagtgtatagaaaaaaatattacttagtcttaaaatttctattttgtgGATGAGTGAATATTTTGTAGTAGAAATAAATTCCTCGTcttctaattaaaaaaagacaCTTAACTTGATATTGTTATACAGTAAATGCTCCTTATTCGCGCTTCCTTCATTTGCGTATTAAATAATTGTGGCCCAATTCCTATATTTGCGGCTAAAGATTTCTTTATTCGCGGATGTAATCGGTACATAGTAcatgcatattaataaaaataattccaataTAGCCGAAATTGCGAATGGAATAGGACGAGATGGGTACAAACAGATAGAATCAACTGACCTTCAGGAGTTGCTTGAATCGCAAGATGAAGATTTGACTGTAATCGACTTGGAGGAAATGTGAAATTCACAGCCCATTGAAGAAGAGGCTTCAACAAGCACTGGAGATGTGTTATTTAATTCTGAAAAATCCTAGTGAGGGCTTAAAAATGGCAAATTAGCTTTGtgatttctttatgaaaattgaTCCGTGTATGGAACGAAGTCTTATTTTTAAAAGGCAAATTGCTAAAGCTAGTGCTGAATATCAGTTTGAACTGAAGGACCTTTTAAAAATTGACAagcaagaaaaaattacaaaattctttaaaccGTTGCCTAAGCctgaagataataattaataagtatggACAAAAGcttcaattaaattgttttttatatgtttgtttttattttgtcacctaGGAACATATCCCCTGTAACCCCATATAAATTACCAATCCGTATTCACGGTTTCTGTATTCGCGGGATATTTACGGAACATATACACCGCGAATAAAGAGCTTTTACTGTATATGTACTGCCCAGAGAATTATTTTTCTGAGCGATCTATacacttttatataaaagtatgcATAAATGTATAGTTACACTTTtctaataaagtcccagcctaTATGCAAACGTAATCtcgaaataaattgaaaagatttattataaaaaaggtaTGTTGTTAACCTTATGACCcaattatatataagtattataattaaaaaagatgATCTAACCTGAGACTTAATTATTACTGTCTTCGCCTAATATTTAAGTATAGTAATAATTGTGTGAGCGCGTCTTCGTCGTTCCTTTCAAACGCGAAACATCCTTAGCATTATAACAtaggtatttataatatagttgcaaaactttatatataaaaacaattaacaagtctaaaaaattataactttcGATACTAATAAGCTATTATGTGTGTTTATGATCATGTAAGTACATAGTTATCTAAATactctaataaaataaattggagTCAAGGACACTTAATTAAATAGAAATCGGATAATTTGCGTAAACAAAATGAACTAGAGGTTATCAATGaacatattaataacataataattccCAGTAATAAAGGGGACTGAAGCGtaaatacattattactttGCGATAAACAGTGTTTCAATTGTCTTCCTATTATATTGTACTTCGTAATTTAAACCAACGAGCATGCATTGCAAATATTTCACTATCATTTGTTTACTTTGCGTAGTAACAGTTCAGTGTAAGATTGTGGgtgtaaataaattatctgTTTGTTCTATCAAAAAATCATGCGAAGATTGTCTTCAACTGGATCACTGTTCCTGGTGTGCTTCTAACAAAAAATGTTTCTCTGAACATTTGCTCGGCTTTGATAATTTCTGCAACAACACCATCAAGGCTATGGACTACGGAAGTAAGGAAAACAGTTTTAGTTCCAAAATCAAATTAAGTCTTAAGCAGGCCTTTTCTTGTACAGGTTTGAACgagaaaaatacaaatacaaataaaaagataaaaatttataaaaaaatagtttaaataaactttgtacaaaaaataacaacttCAAACATGTATCATAAACTTGACGTTAAAACAAGgtagcaaaaaatatattttctccaCGGACTAGCAAAAAAAGGACTGCGccatgatattagcaagtgaagcacctttatgctagtgtgtgtggttacggggtataccagttacacaattttttctcccttaaataatcatatatccacaaatacttttatattattgtttctacactttttcacaacccactatggcatttttaaaatattttatagcgacgcaaactgatctgtcacagatgatggcaaatctcataatagcggccgatcggcttgtattagtgtaagtgtgtttgtgctatgtatttacacgtttaccggcttgttttggtacctcactgttatgtaaggtggcacggagtccttattgttttactcgtccgtgattatcTCCATAATATTAGTATCTACTTGATGTTTAACCTGGGGTGCTATTACCCTATTTCCCTAGATTTAGAACGTTAACTGAATCGGAGTTGCGAGTCAACATCATTCAAACGACAAGCTCGCTCGAAGTTTTGGTAACTTCTTCTTTTCgaccaaatttaaaatatttgtactaCGATTAAAAGGTTGGTTATCTATGCTATATTAAATGATGTTTTATATTGTACACTCAACTAAACGTCAAAGATTTGCAGGACACTCGTCTCCCAACAATTGAAGTTCGATCTTGTTACGCATTATACGATTTCCCTAAACCGGAACGTAACTTTATCACAATCCAAACTGAACCGTCAATTTGTGTAACGAGTGtacgaaatttaactttttgacaTTCACATTAGTCGTAACACAACCAGAAAAGGCCAATAGTACAAGAATAAAAGTACCGACATTCAGTGCttataattttcatatactGGTACGTAATCTAAGAGAACCTTTctagagaaaatatattttacttaattaagaaCTTGTTAGTGAAGTACACCCACCTACCTACCTATCTTCTTTCAACCTATTACCAACAGAAaacaatgacatttaaaaataagttgacATTTGACTAtttgttgaaattattttattgttagataatttataaatctagatagacatgtgacagctgtgaacaaaATAGCGGCCAACTTTTAACCTCTATTCTAACCAACTAataattgctgtcaaacatctAGTTCGTATCAGCTAATTTGAGGTAACGCGATAATTACCACCTTCAGACTAGGTATATTATAAAGCCTCTGCCTTGATCATCTACgacaggggtgctcaagcttgaactgctggcgatctacctcaaaattgttaggcTACGATCGAttggctctgagaggcttcaagtatgtgtgatgtaggattgtcgtctagctacagtgtcacgatgacatagatattagttttgcgcaaaatatgcatgtttttagtcaaggtaagtgtaggtctgctcttaaatgtcaatgaaaaaactcataattattattcaatattgcgagtttattggttcttacaaaacaaacgcgttctaaagttctaagcttaactaaatagtgactttgaatgttgaagcgtgacactgcatgtcctgagcatacttttcataagatggtacgtaattaccgattttagtttattataccggatttttttctcgatatcgactcaaaaagcactcgcgatccacctgtcgatcccgatcgaccgtttgagcacccctgattTACGATATGAGTAGGGTTAcgagatgaaaaaattaaaggTACGGAGAAAAGGCCTGATTTCCTTTGAAAAATCCTGAGATTTTTTACAAtttgagaataaaaaaaaatattaaaatttttatacacTGCTACACTAATGGTGTCTTCAGTTCGagctattatagttttaattcatataatttgaatttacatGTGGGACatattataaatcaataattaaagaaaaaccACACTTAAAAAGGTATATTCACATATTAAGTATGATATATAAGTAGTCGTTCATTTAAGTTCCTGTGGTTTCTGAGGTtcctagctggggcagagggcatccacagtgTATATCCATCGCGATCGCACTTTTTATATTAGTAcctaataaatgattattttgagaTTTGCTAAATCCAGCCACAATTCTGAGAAAAGTCCAAAAAATCCTGACATCTCAGGACATCCTGAGATATAGTAGCCCTatgtgggaggcttctttggacaggatgtcggctagcgGCCAtttcaatattcagtctatctcctactgtggcctacttgagatgaaaaatcgtaactatcgttgacttttctgtcccaataaacttttcgacggtaactcatctattcgtacacgctgtttgtcaataggacgacgtataccttaccagggatagaaatttttatgggaattgcaacagtgaactggcgataagaatgacttatcgggtatattgggacagtttcagattattgacagctaattactgacagtagaaggtagtaatttatctctgtctgatgatagtatattgggaacggccgtaagtcgccTTTCTGTGTCTTCAAGCAGTAATATGTTAGCTAaatgtgttttggtttgatGGGTGCCgcagcaagtgaaattactggcctatTGATGACTAACATCAAGCATCACAATAACGGTACCGCGTAAGTACAATTTCGGGTTCAATCACGAAACcaggcattgcattgtaattgcCAGGGCGTATCTCTTTCTATCAGTCTATCTAGCTATCTttcatcatttatatgatgaatatggatgtttgtgtccgagtcatggatgtttaaatgtatttatgtatgtttatatgactttatgtatgtttaagtaagttaaattaaatttatcattgtcttgtaacccataacacaggctatatatgcttaacttggggcaagatagtttgtgtaaaaagtgtgtcaatattatattatcagatGAATGTCTTGTTCGTATCgtcactttttatgaaaatttatagaATAGTTGCGGAACTCCATAATTAACCAAATGTGagtttcttgagtgtaaattcctcTAAGATTTCGAtggacacgtgtttcacctgtACACGAAGCAtcatcaggagatgttgactcaccaaaTTCTGGACTTAACTTTATATCATAAAAGCGTGTGGAGTAATAAGGTATTGGAAATCCATCCATCCATTTGAGGTTGGATCAAGATTAGATAAACCCGAAGGTTCCCAAATCGTATCGCTTCGGAGATACCTactgtaacattttttttatgacaataagggacaatacgagcaggactttcagctgatattctcagaattcttgaaaaatccaagaattcggagtggcactataattattgcgctcgtcaccttgagacataagatgttaagtctcatttacccagtaatgtctctacggcgctcttcagaccgaaacacaataatgcttacaaacattactgcttcacggcagaaataggcgccgttgtggtacccataatatagccagcATCCGGTACAAACGAGCTTCCCACAGATACAATCTCGTCAAAATTGATTAATCTTCCAGTGAGTTTGATGGAGAATGCTGAGTGTGCCTGTAGCGGCGGCCATATAAAAGTGAACAAATGCCGTCCACCGGGAGTCGTTGATGGAGCCGAGTGCTATGGAAGAGGAAGCTGTGTCTGCGGAACTTGTATTTGTAATACGAATCCGGATCCTGAAAATCCTAGTAAGGTGAGCTGGGGGAACTTAGTGCGTCAGGAGTTATAATAGCTGGCTATTAATTTAACTTATCGCAAAGATCTATCATCACTTATGAATGCCTACTATATTCAAAGCCTATTGGACATATTTTGGGCTAATGCTGTGCTCCGATTTTAACTTACACTAACTTTAACGAGCAACATTTGTGAATATAAGGCTGGGTTTCATCAAGttactttagcaataacaaacatgttaaagtaccggtaaAGCTAAAATGAGTTGCACCATTCGACATTTTTtttgatgacgtcataacttctgttaaccgtaaccgtccaatatTTGCCGGTTAAagttattatcatcatcatcaaatgatgatcatttcagccggaagacgtccactgctggacaaaggtcctGCGCTCCCCCCAAACAATCGATCTtggtcgtcggtccatcttgtagggagCCTACCAAGTTATAGCTAAATAGCTgtcaaaaatttcaaataaatattcgatattaacttgatatttcactttttaactttaactatgccaaggattACGTTGGTGAAACACATTTCGCAGTCTAttttaaagtcagcgttactgtttacgttaaatttgatttttaaaccTTAACTTTAACAGCTTATATGAGGAAGCCCAGCGTTAGTATTTGCGTATCTATATTGCAATCTGCTCTAGCGATTTGGATGAAGAAAACCACGATCtagctatattatgtatataactGACCTCATCTCCAGGAAAGCGCGTTTTACGAAGTTTTAACTGATatcaaacatatatatatatgcctgCCGCGCCAAAAATCCCCGGTGCTCTGAGGAGATTTCATTACTTttcataatttcaaaatatcacGTCATGACACATGGCACAGTTATACAGAGCCAACGCAGCGTGTTGAAACCATAGACTTAGGAAATCTAGCGTATAGACCACCTCACAGAACGATAATGCGTGAACAAATTTGATTTCTCTATGTGCACCTTATCTAGTGGTAGACTagtggctgactttttacgacttgtcaatcaaaataggtTACTGGAACCATAGATTAGcattccttttctatcttgctagAGAGATAATATATCCCCGTTAGAGAGGTCTGctctctcgcacactttgtttgtctttacgctagtatattgccCATGGTAATCTATGATCTACTGAAgactttcccccttattcataatagtctgctaactttaaagcattgctaactctcactctgtcttcttcattcagctaagtcagaatgaaaaaaaacactccttagcggctgtttaaagctagcggaccattatgaataagggggttt
Coding sequences within it:
- the LOC126970698 gene encoding integrin beta-6-like; the protein is MHCKYFTIICLLCVVTVQCKIVGVNKLSVCSIKKSCEDCLQLDHCSWCASNKKCFSEHLLGFDNFCNNTIKAMDYGMSLMENAECACSGGHIKVNKCRPPGVVDGAECYGRGSCVCGTCICNTNPDPENPSKFIVGEFCEYDNYSCDGPKCNEGPYSINDIHLYEENNEDDTSANNQPVE